One Eurosta solidaginis isolate ZX-2024a chromosome 5, ASM4086904v1, whole genome shotgun sequence DNA segment encodes these proteins:
- the LOC137233791 gene encoding uncharacterized protein: MNNTPGTQRNPFFDKIGIQYGQETKTLFKAFATNNIKLAKLRARKFFLLKCRKNNIIPKHIINNVSCTFQSLEDDTPYNKQIGQLISDFRRKILNLEIKISFWKINRLEQQINNLRSIIQSRSLPNTNDFFRTQEISYQNRHEVTINNLNTKYNKLESTQIQTHITSDTTCFIHNATTINLPKDVMLLMGLGPNFGLPTTPNKLPTKQIIAEVECIMQNCVDPQNRNEIRQTVTRTILQAKSTARKSNLENFLLQKEKSCIQFFKNNPEIICTRSDKGNKSVFMYKKDLLKLGEEMLSDTDTYNAITDPTNKIQIKNNLFVKTLFNRGKIDSLTKRKLTTYNANPPRIYFAPKHHKNEIPMPLRPISADYDGPTTALSKYATAILAKIPKSQFHICNSFEFKAFIAQQTHEPGQIQVSFDVKSLFTNASVDSILRILNERWREIESITNLSQSEFIEMITLCTKNSYFQFNEQFYAQNFGCPMGSPISCILVEILMDNVLERAIQRVKEELEFNISIIKKYVDDLYLLLPEHILPSVLKIFNAIEPGIEFTFEKEQQNMLPFLDMVIFRNAQNGTFNTDWYRKPVSSGRILNYRSIHPLTQKISTAKGLINRVLNLSDEKYHNKNKLIIKGILKANDYPPKLVSRLINHYKISINNKNTDPILTSTNAQQQLAEIKTMTISYFPYITKCITNKFKEFTANVRFAYKNKNNVGKMYNKIKDKIPTNKEKNVVYKIDCIDCQRRKSYIGTTSQHLYKRLNQHRKTVEKKETEKSALALHAITFGHRFDFEGTKVLAREKSWGKRILLEEIFIKADKNCVNKRSVEAKNISDIYTCIF, encoded by the coding sequence ATGAATAATACGCCGGGTACACAGCGAAATCCATTCTTTGACAAGATTGGCATACAATATGGCCAagaaaccaaaactttatttaaggcTTTCGCAACAAACAACATAAAATTAGCAAAACTTAGGGCGCGGAAATTCTTTTTACTCAAATGTCGGAAAAACAATATCATTCCAAAACATATAATAAATAACGTAAGCTGCACCTTCCAAAGTTTGGAAGATGACACACCATACAACAAACAGATTGGCCAGTTAATTTCAGATTTTCGAAGGAAAATACTTAACTTGGAAATAAAAATCTCCTTTTGGAAGATAAATCGACTAGAACAACAAATCAATAATCTAAGATCAATTATCCAATCCAGAAGCTTACCTAACACGAATGATTTTTTCCGAACACAAGAAATTAGCTATCAAAATAGACACGAAGTAACCATAAATAACTTGAACACAAAGTACAACAAGCTAGAATCAACTCAAATACAAACACACATCACATCTGACACAACATGCTTTATACACAATGCAACAACTATAAATTTACCAAAAGACGTTATGCTCTTAATGGGCTTAGGCCCAAACTTTGGACTGCCAACAACTCCTAACAAGCTACCAACCAAACAGATAATAGCAGAAGTGGAGTGCATTATGCAAAATTGCGTAGATCCCCAAAACAGAAACGAAATCAGACAAACGGTGACACGCACAATATTACAAGCCAAATCAACAGCAAGAAAATCCAATTTAGAAAACTTCctactacaaaaagaaaaaagttgcatACAGTTTTTTAAGAACAATCCTGAAATAATATGCACTAGATCGGATAAAGGAAATAAATCTGTGTTTATGTACAAAAAAGACCTATTAAAACTTGGAGAGGAGATGCTCAGCGACACTGACACATACAACGCCATAACTGACccaacaaacaaaatacaaatcaaaAACAATCTGTTTGTAAAAACCCTATTCAATAGAGGTAAAATAGACTCCCTAACTAAACGGAAACTTACAACGTACAACGCAAACCCACCAAGGATATACTTCGCACCAAAACACCACAAAAACGAAATTCCAATGCCACTTAGACCGATCTCCGCCGACTATGATGGACCAACAACAGCACTGTCGAAATATGCAACAGCGATTCTAGCCAAAATACCAAAATCGCAGTTCCACATATGCAATTCATTTGAATTTAAAGCATTCATCGCCCAACAAACACACGAACCGGGCCAAATACAAGTATCATTTGATGTAAAAAGCCTATTTACAAATGCGTCAGTTGATTCTATTTTAAGAATCTTAAACGAGAGGTGGAGGGAAATTGAATCCATCACAAATCTTTCGCAAAGTGAATTTATCGAAATGATTACTCTTTGCACAAAAAACAGCTATTTCCAATTTAACGAACAGTTCTATGCACAGAATTTCGGTTGCCCAATGGGATCACCCATCAGCTGTATTCTAGTAGAAATTCTAATGGACAACGTTTTAGAACGAGCCATTCAGAGAGTAAAAGAAGAACTAGAATTCAACATTAGCATAATTAAGAAATACGTAGACGACCTATACCTACTACTACCTGAACACATCCTTCCATCGGTCTTAAAAATATTCAATGCCATAGAACCAGGAATCGAGTTCACATttgaaaaagaacaacaaaatatgctaccaTTCTTGGATATGGTTATTTTCAGAAACGCACAGAACGGAACCTTTAACACGGACTGGTACCGTAAACCAGTCTCATCAGGTCGTATTTTGAATTATAGGTCAATACATCCATTAacccaaaaaatcagcaccgcaaaagggttaataaacagagttcttaacttaagtgatgaaaaataccacaacaagaacaaattaattataaaaggcaTCCTCAAAGCGAACGATTATCCGCCAAAATTGGTGTCAAGATTAATAAATCATTATAAAATatccatcaacaacaaaaacaccgacccaatattaacgagcaccaacgctcaacaacaattagcagaaattaaaactatgacaatttcatatttcccttatattacaaaatgtattacaaacaaattcaaagagttcactgccaacgtccgttttgcgtacaaaaataaaaacaatgttgggaaaatgtacaacaagattaaagacaaaataccaacaaataaagaaaagaacgttgtatacaaaatagaTTGTATTGACTGCCAGCGAAGAAAAAGTTACATAGGCACTACATCTCAACATTTATACAAACGCCTAAATCAACATAGAAAAACTGTTGAgaagaaagaaacagaaaaaagtgcactcgccctccacgctattacctttggacatagatttgacttcgaaggaactaaagtattggctagagagaaaagttggggaaaaagaatcctattagaagaaatatttattaaagctgataaaaactgtgttaataaaagaagcgtagaagctaaaaacatcagcgacatctatacgtgtattttctaa
- the LOC137254275 gene encoding uncharacterized protein: protein MNNTPGTQRNPFFDKIGIQYGQETKTLFKAFATNNIKLAKLRARKFFLLKCRKNNIIPKHIINNVSCTFQSLEDDTPYNKQIGQLISDFRRKILNLEIKISFWKINRLEQQINNLRSIIQSRSLPNTNDFFRTQEISYQNRHEVTINNLNTKYNKLESTQIQTHITSDTTCFIHNATTINLPKDVMLLMGLGPNFGLPTTPNKLPTKQIIAEVECIMQNCVDPQNRNEIRQTVTRTILQAKSTARKSNLENFLLQKEKSCIQFFKNNPEIICTRSDKGNKSVFMYKKDLLKLGEEMLSDTDTYNAITDPTNKIQIKNNLFVKTLFNRGKIDSLTKRKLTTYNANPPRIYFAPKHHKNEIPMPLRPISADYDGPTTALSKYATAILAKIPKSQFHICNSFEFKAFIAQQTHEPGQIQVSFDVKSLFTNASVDSILRILNERWREIESITNLSQSEFIEMITLCTKNSYFQFNEQFYAQNFGCPMGSPISCILVEILMDNVLERAIQRVKEELEFNISIIKKYVDDLYLLLPEHILPSVLKIFNAIEPGIEFTFEKEQQNMLPFFDMIVLTASEEKVTWALHLNIYTNA from the exons ATGAATAATACGCCGGGTACACAGCGAAATCCATTCTTTGACAAGATTGGCATACAATATGGCCAagaaaccaaaactttatttaaggcTTTCGCAACAAACAACATAAAATTAGCAAAACTTAGGGCGCGGAAATTCTTTTTACTCAAATGTCGGAAAAACAATATCATTCCAAAACATATAATAAATAACGTAAGCTGCACCTTCCAAAGTTTGGAAGATGACACACCATACAACAAACAGATTGGCCAGTTAATTTCAGATTTTCGAAGGAAAATACTTAACTTGGAAATAAAAATCTCCTTTTGGAAGATAAATCGACTAGAACAACAAATCAATAATCTAAGATCAATTATCCAATCCAGAAGCTTACCTAACACGAATGATTTTTTCCGAACACAAGAAATTAGCTATCAAAATAGACACGAAGTAACCATAAATAACTTGAACACAAAGTACAACAAGCTAGAATCAACTCAAATACAAACACACATCACATCTGACACAACATGCTTTATACACAATGCAACAACTATAAATTTACCAAAAGACGTTATGCTCTTAATGGGCTTAGGCCCAAACTTTGGACTGCCAACAACTCCTAACAAGCTACCAACCAAACAGATAATAGCAGAAGTGGAGTGCATTATGCAAAATTGCGTAGATCCTCAAAACAGAAACGAAATCAGACAAACGGTGACACGCACAATATTACAAGCCAAATCAACAGCAAGAAAATCCAATTTAGAAAACTTCctactacaaaaagaaaaaagttgcatACAGTTTTTTAAGAACAATCCTGAAATAATATGCACTAGATCGGATAAAGGAAATAAATCTGTGTTTATGTACAAAAAAGACCTATTAAAACTTGGAGAGGAGATGCTCAGCGACACTGACACATACAACGCCATAACTGACccaacaaacaaaatacaaatcaaaAACAATCTGTTTGTAAAAACCCTATTCAATAGAGGTAAAATAGACTCCCTAACTAAACGGAAACTTACAACGTACAACGCAAACCCACCAAGGATATACTTCGCACCAAAACACCACAAAAACGAAATTCCAATGCCACTTAGACCGATCTCCGCCGACTATGATGGACCAACAACAGCACTGTCGAAATATGCAACAGCGATTCTAGCCAAAATACCAAAATCGCAGTTCCACATATGCAATTCATTTGAATTTAAAGCATTCATCGCCCAACAAACACACGAACCGGGCCAAATACAAGTATCATTTGATGTAAAAAGCCTATTTACAAATGCGTCAGTTGATTCTATTTTAAGAATCTTAAACGAGAGGTGGAGGGAAATTGAATCCATCACAAATCTTTCGCAAAGTGAATTTATCGAAATGATTACTCTTTGCACAAAAAACAGCTATTTCCAATTTAACGAACAGTTCTATGCACAGAATTTCGGTTGCCCAATGGGATCACCCATCAGCTGTATTCTAGTAGAAATTCTAATGGACAACGTTTTAGAACGAGCCATTCAGAGAGTAAAAGAAGAACTAGAATTCAACATTAGCATAATTAAGAAATACGTAGACGACCTATACCTACTACTACCTGAACACATCCTTCCATCGGTCTTAAAAATATTCAATGCCATAGAACCAGGAATCGAGTTCACATttgaaaaagaacaacaaaatatgctaccaTTCTTTGATATG aTTGTATTGACTGCCAGCGAAGAAAAAGTTACATGGGCACTACATCTCAACATTTATACAAACGCCTAA
- the LOC137254276 gene encoding uncharacterized protein — MNNTPGTQRNPFFDKIGIQYGQETKTLFKAFATNNIKLAKLRARKFFLLKCRKNNIIPKHIINNVSCTFQSLEDDTPYNKQIGQLISDFRRKILNLEIKISFWKINRLEQQINNLRSIIQSRSLPNTNDFFRTQEISYQNRHEVTINNLNTKYNKLESTQIQTHITSDTTCFIHNATTINLPKDVMLLMGLGPNFGLPTTPNKLPTKQIIAEVECIMQNCVDPQNRNEIRQTVTRTILQAKSTARKSNLENFLLQKEKSCIQFFKNNPEIICTRSDKGNKSVFMYKKDLLKLGEEMLSDTDTYNAITDPTNKIQIKNNLFVKTLFNRGKIDSLTKRKLTTYNANPPRIYFAPKHHKNEIPMPLRPISADYDGPTTALSKYATAILAKIPKSQFHICNSFEFKAFIAQQTHEPGQIQVSFDVKSLFTNASVDSILRILNERWREIESITNLSQSEFIEMITLCTKNSYFQFNEQFYAQNFGCPMGSPISCILVEILMDNVLERAIQRVKEELEFNISIIKKYVDDLYLLLPEHILPSVLKIFNAIEPGIEFTFEKEQQNMLPFLDMVIFRNAQNGTFNTDWYRKPVSSGRILNYRSIHPLTQKISTAKGLINRVLNLSDEK, encoded by the coding sequence ATGAATAATACGCCGGGTACACAGCGAAATCCATTCTTTGACAAGATTGGCATACAATATGGCCAagaaaccaaaactttatttaaggcTTTCGCAACAAACAACATAAAATTAGCAAAACTTAGGGCGCGGAAATTCTTTTTACTCAAATGTCGGAAAAACAATATCATTCCAAAACATATAATAAATAACGTAAGCTGCACCTTCCAAAGTTTGGAAGATGACACACCATACAACAAACAGATTGGCCAGTTAATTTCAGATTTTCGAAGGAAAATACTTAACTTGGAAATAAAAATCTCCTTTTGGAAGATAAATCGACTAGAACAACAAATCAATAATCTAAGATCAATTATCCAATCCAGAAGCTTACCTAACACGAATGATTTTTTCCGAACACAAGAAATTAGCTATCAAAATAGACACGAAGTAACCATAAATAACTTGAACACAAAGTACAACAAGCTAGAATCAACTCAAATACAAACACACATCACATCTGACACAACATGCTTTATACACAATGCAACAACTATAAATTTACCAAAAGACGTTATGCTCTTAATGGGCTTAGGCCCAAACTTTGGACTGCCAACAACTCCTAACAAGCTACCAACCAAACAGATAATAGCAGAAGTGGAGTGCATTATGCAAAATTGCGTAGATCCCCAAAACAGAAACGAAATCAGACAAACGGTGACACGCACAATATTACAAGCCAAATCAACAGCAAGAAAATCCAATTTAGAAAACTTCctactacaaaaagaaaaaagttgcatACAGTTTTTTAAGAACAATCCTGAAATAATATGCACTAGATCGGATAAAGGAAATAAATCTGTGTTTATGTACAAAAAAGACCTATTAAAACTTGGAGAGGAGATGCTCAGCGACACTGACACATACAACGCCATAACTGACccaacaaacaaaatacaaatcaaaAACAATCTGTTTGTAAAAACCCTATTCAATAGAGGTAAAATAGACTCCCTAACTAAACGGAAACTTACAACGTACAACGCAAACCCACCAAGGATATACTTCGCACCAAAACACCACAAAAACGAAATTCCAATGCCACTTAGACCGATCTCCGCCGACTATGATGGACCAACAACAGCACTGTCGAAATATGCAACAGCGATTCTAGCCAAAATACCAAAATCGCAGTTCCACATATGCAATTCATTTGAATTTAAAGCATTCATCGCCCAACAAACACACGAACCGGGCCAAATACAAGTATCATTTGATGTAAAAAGCCTATTTACAAATGCGTCAGTTGATTCTATTTTAAGAATCTTAAACGAGAGGTGGAGGGAAATTGAATCCATCACAAATCTTTCGCAAAGTGAATTTATCGAAATGATTACTCTTTGCACAAAAAACAGCTATTTCCAATTTAACGAACAGTTCTATGCACAGAATTTCGGTTGCCCAATGGGATCACCCATCAGCTGTATTCTAGTAGAAATTCTAATGGACAACGTTTTAGAACGAGCCATTCAGAGAGTAAAAGAAGAACTAGAATTCAACATTAGCATAATTAAGAAATACGTAGACGACCTATACCTACTACTACCTGAACACATCCTTCCATCGGTCTTAAAAATATTCAATGCCATAGAACCAGGAATCGAGTTCACATttgaaaaagaacaacaaaatatgctaccaTTCTTGGATATGGTTATTTTCAGAAACGCACAGAACGGAACCTTTAACACGGACTGGTACCGTAAACCAGTCTCATCAGGTCGTATTTTGAATTATAGGTCAATACATCCATTAacccaaaaaatcagcaccgcaaaagggttaataaacagagttcttaacttaagtgatgaaaaataa